In Methylocystis sp. MJC1, one DNA window encodes the following:
- a CDS encoding methyl-accepting chemotaxis protein, with protein sequence MFAALSGFSGAYALEHLGAVASAAFGVVSLIALAKNDRAHARVINKIAAVCGEAAKGNFEARITDIQEIGAEADAQHKVNDMIDRSDAFVREATASLAAVCRNIYYRRIFLEGMDGAFRNAADVINDSVKAQSAVEAARAKATAEQTQIVDELGQGLKSLAEGDLTFRLENFPETYSRLEQDFNAAAGQLEGTLTGIIGGANMICSTTREITSAANDLARRTEQAAAGLEETAAAIHEISNTVVKTTEGARQARETVSHAKSEAEKSNEIVRGAIDTMSRIEKSSQDIGQIIGVIDEIAFQTNLLALNAGVEAARAGDAGRGFAVVAAEVRALAQRSAEAAKEIRGLISVSSDDVRVGVERVTQTGKALERIVGEVVRVNQIIAEMASGASEQSAAIQQINIAIGQMDQDTQKNAAMVEETTAATHNLLQETEGLVRSVQDFKVAQDLAGRDSIPSAARKSAPVVALKHVASTDGAAVRKLAANARESGWEEF encoded by the coding sequence GTGTTCGCGGCGCTGTCCGGCTTTTCAGGCGCATATGCGCTCGAACATCTCGGGGCCGTCGCATCGGCGGCGTTTGGCGTCGTCTCGCTCATTGCGCTTGCGAAGAACGACAGGGCGCACGCGCGCGTGATAAACAAGATCGCGGCGGTCTGCGGAGAGGCAGCCAAAGGGAACTTCGAAGCGCGAATCACGGACATCCAAGAGATCGGTGCCGAAGCGGACGCGCAGCACAAAGTCAACGACATGATCGACCGCTCCGATGCTTTCGTGCGCGAAGCGACGGCAAGTCTCGCGGCCGTATGTCGCAATATTTATTACCGGCGCATCTTTTTGGAGGGAATGGACGGCGCGTTCCGCAACGCCGCCGACGTGATTAATGACTCCGTGAAGGCGCAGTCGGCCGTCGAGGCGGCGCGAGCCAAGGCCACAGCGGAGCAGACGCAAATCGTCGACGAGCTGGGACAGGGATTGAAGAGCTTGGCCGAGGGTGATCTGACGTTCCGCCTCGAAAACTTCCCGGAGACATACAGCCGTCTGGAGCAGGATTTTAACGCAGCGGCTGGCCAGCTCGAAGGCACGTTGACGGGCATCATCGGCGGCGCCAATATGATTTGCTCCACAACGCGCGAAATTACGAGCGCGGCGAACGATCTGGCGCGCCGCACCGAACAAGCCGCCGCTGGCCTTGAAGAGACCGCTGCGGCGATCCACGAGATCTCGAACACCGTCGTGAAAACCACAGAGGGCGCACGCCAAGCCCGAGAGACCGTGTCGCACGCCAAATCCGAGGCCGAAAAGAGCAATGAGATTGTCCGCGGCGCGATCGATACGATGAGCCGCATCGAGAAGTCCTCACAAGACATCGGCCAAATCATCGGCGTGATCGACGAGATCGCCTTCCAGACCAATCTTCTGGCGCTCAATGCGGGCGTGGAGGCGGCGCGCGCGGGTGACGCCGGCAGAGGGTTTGCCGTCGTCGCCGCCGAGGTTCGTGCGCTCGCGCAGAGATCGGCGGAAGCGGCGAAAGAGATAAGGGGTCTTATTTCCGTCTCGTCGGATGATGTCCGCGTGGGAGTCGAAAGGGTAACGCAAACCGGGAAGGCGCTTGAGCGCATCGTCGGTGAAGTGGTGCGAGTCAATCAGATCATCGCCGAGATGGCGTCAGGCGCCTCCGAGCAGTCCGCGGCGATCCAGCAGATCAATATCGCAATCGGGCAGATGGATCAGGACACCCAGAAGAACGCCGCGATGGTCGAGGAAACCACTGCGGCGACCCACAATCTTCTGCAGGAGACGGAAGGTCTTGTTCGTTCCGTGCAAGATTTCAAGGTTGCGCAAGACCTTGCCGGGCGGGACTCGATCCCTTCCGCTGCGCGGAAGTCGGCGCCCGTCGTCGCGTTGAAGCACGTTGCATCGACTGACGGTGCCGCGGTCCGAAAGCTCGCCGCCAACGCGAGGGAGAGCGGCTGGGAGGAGTTTTGA
- a CDS encoding PAS domain-containing protein, which translates to MKRITPTHREVFFPADEIIVSKTDTKGRITYANETFCKIAGYSEAELMGQPHSIVRHPEMPRAVFKLLWDTLFDGREIFAYVKNMTKHGDYYWVFAHATPSFDKNRNLVGFHSTRRVPNRNVVENVIAPLYAAILREEQQHQNGQKQLAAGFDFVVNFLQSKNTTYDALIFSL; encoded by the coding sequence ATGAAGAGAATCACACCGACTCACAGGGAAGTCTTTTTTCCGGCGGACGAGATTATCGTCTCCAAAACCGACACCAAGGGGCGTATCACCTACGCCAATGAAACGTTCTGCAAGATCGCGGGCTATAGCGAGGCCGAGCTTATGGGGCAGCCCCACAGCATCGTCCGCCACCCCGAGATGCCACGCGCGGTCTTCAAACTCCTGTGGGACACGCTTTTCGACGGCCGCGAGATATTCGCTTACGTCAAGAACATGACCAAGCATGGCGATTACTATTGGGTATTCGCGCACGCAACGCCTTCCTTTGACAAAAATCGAAACCTTGTAGGATTCCACTCAACCCGGCGGGTTCCAAACCGCAACGTCGTCGAGAACGTCATAGCCCCGCTCTACGCCGCGATCCTGAGAGAAGAGCAGCAGCACCAAAACGGGCAGAAGCAGCTCGCCGCCGGCTTCGACTTCGTCGTCAACTTCCTCCAATCGAAGAACACGACCTATGACGCGCTCATTTTCTCGCTTTGA
- a CDS encoding S8 family serine peptidase: MTIEIDEGPSFSVAVVDSGLSREIASLAGINVSSEGEINDTLDRCGHGSAVASTILSIAPAVALVPVKVTDRRGVLRDRAALAAALDWILNHHARLAIGVVSVALGDQRNLVSDVEFRGSELQLRIAALREVGVLTAAPAGNWRRLHRGRGDGMVWPGILREAISVGEARQGPEGLRLNPASQRLRAAPDGPCATTIFTEAAPPGETSGAAAAFAGMLARLAAAGHPGGAEGALAALLRLRRDALDEEGRAWPAVLLEDLSVG, from the coding sequence ATGACGATAGAAATTGACGAGGGTCCATCGTTCTCCGTGGCGGTGGTTGATTCCGGCCTGAGCAGGGAAATTGCGTCCCTCGCAGGGATCAACGTTTCCAGTGAGGGAGAGATCAACGATACCCTTGACCGTTGCGGCCACGGCAGCGCGGTCGCATCAACGATCCTCAGCATCGCTCCCGCCGTCGCGCTCGTGCCGGTGAAGGTGACTGACCGGCGCGGCGTCTTGCGTGACCGCGCGGCCCTGGCGGCAGCCCTCGATTGGATTCTCAATCACCATGCTAGGCTCGCTATCGGGGTGGTCTCGGTCGCGCTTGGCGACCAGAGAAACCTTGTCAGCGATGTGGAATTCAGGGGGTCCGAGCTGCAGCTGCGGATCGCCGCCTTGCGAGAGGTCGGCGTTCTGACAGCCGCGCCCGCCGGAAATTGGCGCCGCCTTCACCGGGGGCGCGGGGACGGGATGGTCTGGCCGGGGATCCTTCGCGAGGCGATCAGCGTCGGCGAGGCTCGCCAGGGACCGGAAGGCCTCCGCCTGAACCCCGCTAGCCAGCGCCTAAGGGCCGCACCCGATGGCCCTTGCGCGACAACGATCTTCACGGAAGCGGCGCCGCCCGGGGAGACGAGCGGCGCCGCGGCGGCGTTTGCGGGAATGTTGGCGAGGCTCGCAGCGGCCGGCCACCCCGGCGGAGCCGAGGGGGCGCTGGCCGCCTTGCTTCGCCTCCGCCGTGACGCGCTGGACGAGGAGGGAAGAGCCTGGCCCGCGGTTCTACTCGAGGACCTGTCCGTCGGCTAG
- a CDS encoding adenylate/guanylate cyclase domain-containing protein — translation MPALGVNFDLERTIRLATGLTLFTYAACHFLSHATGLLLLDNLQAIGHGLILRPWRTPGGVALLLTCFTLHLCLGLYALFRRRHLRMPAIEAWQLGLGLTIPLLLAPHVTDTRVAVIYFGLEDSYFRILYHFWITDPTIGLPRQFLLMALIWTHGCIGIHMWLRYRDWYRRRALLFLLIALAVPAFAIAGLINAGWEVILRAYIDDGFIEAHGPPARSSPHAQVPAALGAIIANLQIGYLVLLAAVLLLRWLRNAYERRLAAVRIDYRDGRRVHAPRGYSVLEASRFAGIPHASVCGGRMRCTTCRFRVLRGAENLSPPQPAEHAALARIGAPEGVRLGCQARPRRDLAVYPLIPADRPLDGLRVDLDQGREIFVTAMFVDLRDSTKLAANRLPYDAIFIIDAYIRATTTAILARGGVVTSVAGDGVMSLYRLDGDAAEGARAALRAASAIWREIERLSEEFAHDLEAPLSFGIGLHSGLSVVGVVGASDRQSVQFLGDTGNVAARLESLTKEMNCVAIVSAATCSAAQFPPPPAWPFVGAPIRGRDAATPALLFERLDDYEYWLEYCGEAPARSRC, via the coding sequence ATGCCGGCTCTGGGTGTCAACTTCGATCTGGAGCGGACAATTCGGCTGGCGACCGGATTGACCCTCTTTACCTATGCGGCCTGCCATTTCTTGAGCCACGCGACCGGCCTGCTGCTGCTCGATAATCTCCAGGCAATCGGTCACGGCCTCATCCTCCGTCCGTGGCGCACCCCGGGTGGCGTCGCTCTGCTGCTGACTTGTTTCACGCTGCATTTATGCCTGGGCCTCTATGCCCTATTCCGCCGGCGTCATCTGCGCATGCCAGCGATTGAGGCTTGGCAGCTCGGGCTCGGCCTGACGATTCCGCTGCTGCTCGCGCCGCATGTCACGGACACGCGCGTCGCGGTGATCTATTTCGGGCTGGAGGATTCCTATTTTCGCATTCTTTATCACTTCTGGATCACAGACCCGACGATCGGCCTGCCACGGCAATTTCTGCTGATGGCGTTGATCTGGACGCATGGCTGCATCGGCATTCATATGTGGCTGCGCTATCGCGATTGGTACCGCCGGCGCGCCTTGCTCTTCCTGCTCATCGCGCTAGCCGTGCCGGCATTCGCGATCGCCGGCCTCATCAACGCCGGCTGGGAGGTCATTTTGCGCGCCTATATCGACGACGGCTTTATCGAGGCGCACGGGCCTCCCGCCCGGAGTTCCCCACATGCGCAGGTACCCGCAGCGCTCGGCGCCATCATAGCCAATTTACAGATCGGCTATCTTGTCCTGCTCGCCGCCGTGCTGCTCCTGCGATGGCTCCGAAATGCCTACGAGCGGAGGCTCGCCGCCGTTCGCATCGATTATCGGGACGGGCGGCGCGTCCATGCGCCGCGCGGCTATTCGGTGCTCGAAGCCAGCCGCTTTGCGGGTATTCCGCACGCCTCCGTATGTGGCGGCCGCATGCGCTGCACGACTTGCCGCTTCCGCGTGCTGCGCGGGGCGGAGAATCTTTCGCCGCCGCAGCCGGCCGAGCACGCGGCGCTCGCGCGCATCGGCGCGCCGGAAGGCGTGCGTCTGGGCTGCCAGGCCCGTCCGCGGCGCGATCTCGCCGTCTATCCGCTGATACCCGCGGATCGGCCGCTCGACGGCCTGCGGGTCGATCTCGACCAGGGCCGGGAGATCTTCGTGACCGCGATGTTCGTTGATCTGCGCGACTCAACGAAGCTTGCCGCCAATCGCCTGCCCTATGACGCGATTTTCATCATCGACGCGTATATTCGAGCGACGACGACCGCCATTTTGGCGCGGGGTGGGGTCGTGACGAGCGTCGCTGGCGACGGAGTCATGAGCCTCTACCGCCTTGATGGGGACGCCGCCGAAGGCGCCCGCGCGGCTTTGCGCGCCGCCAGCGCGATCTGGCGCGAGATCGAGCGTCTCAGCGAGGAGTTCGCACATGATCTCGAGGCGCCGCTGAGTTTCGGCATCGGCCTGCACAGTGGGCTCTCGGTCGTCGGGGTCGTCGGCGCCTCGGATCGGCAGTCGGTGCAATTCTTGGGCGACACCGGCAATGTCGCCGCGCGGCTGGAGAGCCTCACGAAAGAAATGAACTGCGTGGCGATTGTCTCCGCCGCGACTTGCTCGGCGGCGCAATTTCCGCCTCCGCCCGCGTGGCCTTTTGTCGGAGCGCCAATTCGCGGACGCGACGCGGCGACCCCGGCGCTGCTGTTCGAGCGGCTGGATGACTACGAATACTGGCTCGAGTATTGCGGCGAAGCCCCTGCTCGCTCCCGCTGCTAG